The Actinotalea sp. JY-7876 sequence CCCGGCGAGCCACGCGGACACCGTGCGGTGGCTCGAGCGGCGCGCCGACGCGTAGCCGCAGAACAGGGCCAGGGCGGTGATGCCCAGGGGCACGAGCGTCACCGGCGTGCCCCCGGCGACGACCACCCCACCGTGGCCCATGAGCCAGAACGCGGCACCGACGGCCGCCGAGCGGGTCCAGGCGATGCCGTCGACGGCCGGGTCGGCGGACGTCGCGACGTAGGCCGCGAGGGCCGGCATCACGACCGCGAGCAGGGACAGCAGCGCCCCCTGGACACCGGCGAGGAACCCGGAGACCCAGCGCGGCGCGCCCTGGCCCTGGGCCCGTGCGCCGGAGGTCAGCCTCCGGACGCCGGCCGCGGCCCGCGCGGTGGCCGTGCTCCGCGCGGGGGTCGGCCGCGCGGGTGCCGTGGTCGCCGCCGACGCAGCCGGCGAGGCTCCGCCCTGCGGGACGTGCGAGCCACGCGCGGCCGGTGCCCCCGGGCGCGCACCTGCGGTGCGCGGGCGCGGGGCGGGAGGACGGCTCACTGCTCCATGGTCGCTGACGCACGCCCGCCCCCGGGGACGGGGGCGGGCGTGTCGGGCGGGGTCCGCGTGGTCAGGCGGACAGGATCTGGCGCATCAGCTCGGCCGTCGCGCTGGGCGTGCGGCCCACACGCACACCGGCGGCCTCGAGGGCCTCCTGCTTCGCCTGCGCGGTGCCGGACGAGCCGGACACGATGGCGCCGGCGTGGCCCATGGTCTTGCCCTCCGGCGCGGTGAAGCCCGCGACGTAGCCGACGACCGGCTTGGTCACGTGCTCCTTGATGAACGCGGCCGCGCGCTCCTCGGCGTCGCCGCCGATCTCGCCGATCATGACGATGGCCTCGGTCTCGGGGTCCGCCTCGAACGCCGCGAGGGCGTCGATGTGCGTGGTGCCGATGATGGGGTCGCCGCCGATGCCGATCGCCGTCGAGAACCCGAAGTCCCGCAGCTCGTACATCATCTGGTAGGTCAGCGTGCCGGACTTCGACACGAGGCCGATCTTGCCCGGTCCCGTGATGTCCGCCGGGATGATCCCGACGTTCGACTTCCCGGGGCTGATGAGGCCCGGGCAGTTCGGGCCGATGAGGCGGACGCCCTTGGCCTGCGCGGCCGTGAAGAACTCGGCCGTGTCCGCGACCGGCACGCCCTCGGTGATGATGACGACGAGCGGCACGCCCGCGTCGACGGCCTCGAGGACCGCGGCCTTGGTGTGGGCGGGTGGCACGAAGATGACCGACACGTCCGCGCCGGTGGCCTCGACGGCCTCGCGCACGCTGCCGAAGACCGGCACCGAGGTCGTGCCCTCCCCGACCGTGAAGTCGACGCTCGTGCCCGCCTTGCGCGGGTTCACGCCGCCGACGACGGCGGTGCCCGACGCCAGCATGCGCGTCGTGTGCTTCTGGCCCTCGGAGCCCGTCATGCCCTGGACGATGACCTTGGAGGTCTCAGTCAGGAAGATCGCCATGAATCTCTCTCGTCTCTTCGCTGGTTCGGCTTCGGGGGGCGCTCAGGCGGCGGCGTGGGCGAGCTCGGCCGCCTTGTCGGCGCCGCCGTCCATCGTCTCGGCGAGCGTGACCAGGGGGTGCGCGGCCTCGGCGAGGATGCGCCGGCCCTCGACGACGTTGTTGCCGTCGAGGCGCACGACGAGCGGCTTGGTGGCCGCGTCGCCGAGGATCTCGAGCGCGGACACGATGCCGTTGGCCACGGCGTCGCACGCCGTGATGCCGCCGAACACGTTGACGAACACCGACTTGACCTGCGGGTCCGACAGGATGATGTCGAGGCCGGCGGCCATGACCTCGGCCGACGCGCCGCCGCCGATGTCCAGGAAGTTGGCGGGCTTGACGCCGCCGTGGCCCTCGCCGGCGTAGGCGACGACGTCCAGGGTGCTCATGACGAGCCCGGCACCGTTGCCGATGATCCCGACCTCGCCGTCGAGCTTGACGTAGTTGAGGTCCGACTCCTTGGCGCGCGCCTCGAGCGGGTCAGCGGCGGCCGCGTCCTCGAGCTCGGCGTGCTCCGGGTGGCGGAACGCGGCGTTGCCGTCGAGCGTCACCTTGCCGTCGAGCGCGACGATCGCGCCGTCCTTCGTGCGGACCAGCGGGTTGACCTCGACGAGCGTCGCGTCCTCCTCCGCGTACACGGTCCACAGCTTCTGGATGACCTCGGCGACCTGCGGCGCGACGTCGGCCGCGAAGCCGGCAGCGGCGACGATCTCGGCCGCCTTGGCCTCGTCGATGCCGACGATCGGGTCGACCGCGACGCGCGCCAGCGCCTCGGGGCGCTCGACGGCGAGCTGCTCGATCTCCATGCCGCCCTCGACGCTGGCCATGGCGAGGTAGCGGCGCTCGGCCCGGTCCAGCAGCACGGAGAAGTAGTACTCCTCCGCGATCTGCGCGCCCTGCGCGACCATGAGCGTGCGCACGACGTGGCCCTTGATGTCGAGGCCGAGGATCTCCTCGGCGCGCTGCGCCGCCTCGTCGGGCGAGTGCGCGAGCTTGACGCCCCCCGCCTTGCCGCGCCCGCCGGTCTTGACCTGCGCCTTGACGACCACGGTTCCGCCGCCGAGCTGCTCCGCGGCGGCGCGGGCCTCCTCGGGGGTCCGGGCGACGACGCCGCCCAGCACGGGGACGCCGTGCTTCTCGAAGACATCGCGTGCCTGGTACTCGAACAGGTCCACCCTGCTCCACCTTCCGTCGTCGTGTGCGCGGGCCCTCAGGGTGCGCGTCCGGCGGCCCGGCCGCGCCCACGCGTGGCCGCCCGGCCGATCGTAGTCGCGCCGGAGAGGTCTCTTCACATCGAGAGATCGTCGCTACCCTCGGTGCCACGGGCACGAGCGACGAGGGGACGCATGTCACAGAGCACCAGGCCGCCGCTGGGCGGCCGACCCGCCACCGGCCGCGACGTCGCCCTCGCGGTCGCGGGCATCGGCGGCTCGGCCGTCGTCGTCTTCTTCCTCGCCCTCTTCGTCACGCGCGGCGACGCCCGCGTCGCCGTGGGCTGCGCGGCACTCCTCCTGGTCGTCGGGGGCGGCAGCTACGCCTGGGGCGCCGTCGACCGGGCCCGGCGTCGGCGCCGGGCGCTGGCCGAGTACGGGTCGTTCGAGGGCGCGCTCGCCCGGCTCGACGTGGCGCAGGTCCGCGCGGTCCGCGAGCGCGACGGGGAGGTGGCCGCCGTGCGGGACGTGCGCCGGCAGCTGCCCCACCTCAGCCTGCCCGAGGCCGTGGAGATCGCCCGCGACGCGTGAGCCGGTCCTCGGGTGGCGCACGTCACAGGGTCGGCTACGCTCGCGCGCACCCCCGACCCTTGGAGCCTGCATGCGTCTGCGACCCGCCCACGCCCTGACCGTCCTGACCGCCCTCGCCCTCGCGGGGTGCACGGCGGGCGGTGGTGACGACGCGGAGAAGGCACCGGAGACCGAGGAGACGGCCTCGCCGCAGGAGACGGTCGAGGAGCTCGAGTCCGCGGCCGGCGAGGAGGAGCCCGTCGCCATCGAGCCGCTGTCCGTGATCGCCACTCGCGCCACGTCCGACGGGGACGTCTCGGCCGAGGTCGATCTCAACGCGGTGACGGTGAGCGGCGACGTCATGACGGTGCTGTTCACCGTCCGCAACCTCTCCGACGGGAAGTGGCAGCTCTCGCACTTCTTCGACGACGGCTCGGCCCACGCACCCCTCGCCGACGGCGACACGGAGACCGGGTCGGCCGACCCGGACCTCGGCTTCACGACCGACGGCGTCACGGTCGTGGACACGGCGAACGGCCTCCTGCACCGCGCCGCCTACGACGACACGGGGACCTGCGCCTGCAGCAGCGGCCTGTCGAGCAAGTTCGTCGGCGGCGGTGAGCAGATGGTCCTCACCACGGCCTTCACGGCGCCGCCGGAGGACGTCACGCACGTCACCGTGCAGATCCCCGGCGTCGGCTCGTTCGACGACGTCGAGCTCACGCGGTGAGCGGTCCGCTCCGCGTCCGGCGCGCTCCGCTGGTCGGCGTCGGCCTGGCCGTCGTCCTCGTCTCCGGCGCCACGCCGTCGCCCCCGGAGGGCGGCCCGGGCCTGGTGGCCCTGCCGCCCGGCACGGCCACGGTCGACGTCGGGCCCGTCTCGCCGCTCACGGAAGGCGTGGCCCCCCTGCAGGGCAGCGTGAGCCCGCTCATCACCCGCACCGCGAGCGTGGACGGCGCGCTGGGCCGCGACCAGGCGCTCGAGACGGAGCGGTGGACCCTCGCGTCGGACGTCTACTTCGACGTCGACTCCGCGGTGCTGACCCCGCGCGCGCAGGAGGACCTCGCCCAGGTGGCGGCGGCGCTCGCCGACGCGCAGGTGGTGTCCGTCACGATCGTGGGCCACACCGACTCGGTCGCCTCCGACGCGTACAACGAGGGGCTCTCGCGCGACCGGGCCGCGTCCGTGCAGCAGGTGCTCGCCGGCATCCTTCCCGGCGTGGAGCTCGCCGTCGAGGGCCGGGGCGAGCGCGAGCCCGTCGCGGAGGAGACCGGCACGCCGGAGCAGGTGGCGCAGGCGCGGGCGCTCAACCGCCGCGTCGAGATCGACGTCGTCCTGGCGGACCAGGGCTGACCCCAGGCCGCCCACGCCGCGTCGGCGGAGTCGACGTCGGCGTGGGCACCCGGGGCGCCTGCCGCCCTCACCCCGCCCCGAGCACGTCCGTTCCCACCGAGCACGTCCGCCGCAGAGGACGTGCTCGGTCGGAACGGACGTAGTCAGCCGAGACGGACGCCCGCAGGGCCGCCGCTGGGCGGAGGCGCGGCCGGCGGCCGACGGCGGCCTGCGTCTGCGGAGTCAACGTCGGCGGGGTGACCTCGACGGGCACCTGGGGCGCCTGCCGCCCTCACCCCGCCCCGAGCACGTCCGTTCCCACCGAGCACGTCCGCCGCAGAGGACGTGCTCAGTCGGAACGGACGTAGTGAGCCGAGACGGACGTGCTCGGTCGGGATCGGCGGCGCCGGGCTGCGTCAGAGCTTGGTCACCGGGGAGTAGCGCAGGAGCAGGCGCTTGACGCCGCTGCCACCGAAGTCGATCTTGGCGACCGCGTTCGGCCCCGACCCCTCGACGGTGACGACCGTCCCGAGGCCGTAGGAGTCGTGCGTGACCTTGTCCCCCACCACGAGGCTCGGCGCCTCGCCCCGCGGCGCGCCCTTGCCGAAGCTCGGGGACGACGGCGGCGAGGGCGGGACCCGCCGGGTCGAGACCCTGCCGCTGCCGATGACGGCGCCGCCGTCGTCGTCGGACCGGCGACCGCGCCCGCCCCACGCCGACGCGCCGCTCCCCCAGCCGCTGCCCCCCGCCCGCAGGGCCGCCATGCTCGACTCCTTGCGGCGCCAGTCGACCAGGTCCTCCGGGACGTCGTCGAGGAACCGGCTCGCGGGGAACTCGTTGGGCACGCCCCAGGCGGTGCGGACGGCGGCGCGCGAGACGTAGAGCCGCTGCCGGGCCCGGGTGAGCCCGACGTACGCGAGCCGGCGCTCCTCCTCGAGCTGGTCCGGGTCCGCCAGCGAGCGCATGTGCGGGAAGGTGCCGTCCTCCCAGCCGGTGACGAACACGACGGGGAACTCCAGGCCCTTCGCGGTGTGCAGGGTCATGAGCGTGACCACGCCCTGCCCGGGCCCGCCGTCGCCGTCGCCGTCGTCGGCCGGGATCTGGTCCGAGTCCGCGACGAGCGAGACGCGCTCGAGGAAGTCGGCGAGGTCGCCCTCCGGCTCGGCCTGCTCGAACTCGGTCGCGACGGCGTGCAGCTCGGCGAGGTTCTCGACCCGCGACTGGTCCTGCGGGTCCTCGCTCGCCCGCAGCTCCGCGAGGTAGCCCGTGCGGTCGAGCACCGCGCCCAGCACCTCCGCCGGCCCGGCGGTCGCGGCCAGCGCGCGCAGGTCGGCCATCATCTCGGCGAACGCCCGCAGGCCGGTGACCGCGCGGGTGCCCAGGCCCGGCGCCTCGTCGGCACGCTCCAGCGCCGCCCCGAACGAGATGCGCTCCCGCTCGGCGAAGGCCGCGAGCATGGCCTCGGAGCGGTCGCCCAGGCCGCGCTTGGGGACGTTGAGGACGCGACGCACGTTGACGTCGTCGTCCGGGTTGGCCAGCGCCCGCAGGTAGGCGACGGCGTCCTTGATCTCGCGGCGCTCGTAGAACCGGGTGCCGCCGACGACCTTGTAGGGCAGGCCGACGCGGATCAGCACCTCCTCGAGGGCGCGCGACTGCGCGTTGGTCCGGTAGAAGACCGCCACGTCGCCCGGGCGCACGCCGTCGGAGTCGCCGAGCCGGTCGATCTCCTCGGCGACGAACCGCGCCTCCTCGTGCTCGTTGTCCGCGACGTAGCCCACGATCTGAGGCCCCGCGCCCGAGTCCGTCCACAGCCGCTTGGGCTTGCGGCCAGGATTGCGCGAGATCACCGCGTTCGCGGCCGAGAGGATCGTCTGGGTGGAGCGGTAGTTCTGCTCGAGCAGGATCGTGCGCGCGTCCG is a genomic window containing:
- the sucD gene encoding succinate--CoA ligase subunit alpha; this translates as MAIFLTETSKVIVQGMTGSEGQKHTTRMLASGTAVVGGVNPRKAGTSVDFTVGEGTTSVPVFGSVREAVEATGADVSVIFVPPAHTKAAVLEAVDAGVPLVVIITEGVPVADTAEFFTAAQAKGVRLIGPNCPGLISPGKSNVGIIPADITGPGKIGLVSKSGTLTYQMMYELRDFGFSTAIGIGGDPIIGTTHIDALAAFEADPETEAIVMIGEIGGDAEERAAAFIKEHVTKPVVGYVAGFTAPEGKTMGHAGAIVSGSSGTAQAKQEALEAAGVRVGRTPSATAELMRQILSA
- a CDS encoding OmpA family protein, whose protein sequence is MSGPLRVRRAPLVGVGLAVVLVSGATPSPPEGGPGLVALPPGTATVDVGPVSPLTEGVAPLQGSVSPLITRTASVDGALGRDQALETERWTLASDVYFDVDSAVLTPRAQEDLAQVAAALADAQVVSVTIVGHTDSVASDAYNEGLSRDRAASVQQVLAGILPGVELAVEGRGEREPVAEETGTPEQVAQARALNRRVEIDVVLADQG
- the pcrA gene encoding DNA helicase PcrA; this encodes MNTLFSDLPLPGLHRSETALPRVVPPREDDAAPSASDDGARPSGDGGRPHDRGVDQERADALLVGMNPEQREAVLHTGTPLLIVAGAGSGKTRVLTHRIAHQLATRRARPSEILAITFTNKAAAEMRERVEQLVGPAARSMWVSTFHSACVRILRKEHAALGLRSSFSIYDSADSQRLITMVARELDLDPKKHPAKALAGKISNLKDELVDPATYAASSGAASGEANQFDEALAAVYSRYQERLRQAHALDFDDLIMRTVQLLQGHPEIAEHYRRRFRQILVDEYQDTNHAQYVLVRELSRPSAGLGPGELTVVGDADQSIYAFRGATIRNILEFEADYPDARTILLEQNYRSTQTILSAANAVISRNPGRKPKRLWTDSGAGPQIVGYVADNEHEEARFVAEEIDRLGDSDGVRPGDVAVFYRTNAQSRALEEVLIRVGLPYKVVGGTRFYERREIKDAVAYLRALANPDDDVNVRRVLNVPKRGLGDRSEAMLAAFAERERISFGAALERADEAPGLGTRAVTGLRAFAEMMADLRALAATAGPAEVLGAVLDRTGYLAELRASEDPQDQSRVENLAELHAVATEFEQAEPEGDLADFLERVSLVADSDQIPADDGDGDGGPGQGVVTLMTLHTAKGLEFPVVFVTGWEDGTFPHMRSLADPDQLEEERRLAYVGLTRARQRLYVSRAAVRTAWGVPNEFPASRFLDDVPEDLVDWRRKESSMAALRAGGSGWGSGASAWGGRGRRSDDDGGAVIGSGRVSTRRVPPSPPSSPSFGKGAPRGEAPSLVVGDKVTHDSYGLGTVVTVEGSGPNAVAKIDFGGSGVKRLLLRYSPVTKL
- the sucC gene encoding ADP-forming succinate--CoA ligase subunit beta; this translates as MDLFEYQARDVFEKHGVPVLGGVVARTPEEARAAAEQLGGGTVVVKAQVKTGGRGKAGGVKLAHSPDEAAQRAEEILGLDIKGHVVRTLMVAQGAQIAEEYYFSVLLDRAERRYLAMASVEGGMEIEQLAVERPEALARVAVDPIVGIDEAKAAEIVAAAGFAADVAPQVAEVIQKLWTVYAEEDATLVEVNPLVRTKDGAIVALDGKVTLDGNAAFRHPEHAELEDAAAADPLEARAKESDLNYVKLDGEVGIIGNGAGLVMSTLDVVAYAGEGHGGVKPANFLDIGGGASAEVMAAGLDIILSDPQVKSVFVNVFGGITACDAVANGIVSALEILGDAATKPLVVRLDGNNVVEGRRILAEAAHPLVTLAETMDGGADKAAELAHAAA